In Bacteroidales bacterium, the following proteins share a genomic window:
- a CDS encoding C25 family cysteine peptidase → MKKIITFTALFVFAFFAIAQDHSAESRTVRKVNDKGTKGIECQYFFPNLKNYNVSEGSTAFTRIGLKDFTFLKTIGKPALPAHYDLVLLPEGAKTKIVLKSSKSAQQSDLLIYPALRHATDRYGDPEPEFTIDSAFYNSNQWYPEKPVTIVKEIKIKGISLAVVQICPVQYNPKLRKVRAFGNLNYEIKFSGSKKFITHKEQYSAAFLKQLNNCIINSGAVLNEINAWEKSSVAGLPVKTSSSKNYIIITHSDYREAADSLAKWKSQLGYSVEVISRSLWTSAQVKSEIQSRYHAWTPKPDYFVILGDHDKVPGEIFQDPAYYENFASDLYYACMDGPGDYVADMAFGRISVSSASQAIAVVNKIIGYEKNPPASTAFYSSGTVCSYFQDNEPKDTYEDRRFVMTMEEIRNYMLPQGFTIDRIYKASETVDPLYYNNGYFANSEPLPSELLKPGFAWDGDKNDIAAALNSSGGRLFLAHRDHGYVGGSGWATPEFTSNDIDMLNNGDKLPVVFSINCHTGEYRLTECFAEKFLRKANGGAVGVFGAAYYSYSGFNDGLIDGMFDAIWASPGLIPDFTGYADEPVGTPESHEPIFTMGDVLNQGLLRMVQTWGDDEYTHQLFHYFGDPAMKIWTAFPSAITATHQDTLECLATSFMVISSSCPDGLATLVVDGVLMAADTLNNGSVTLTFPPVAGELAVLTISKHNYRPYIANIPFSSPCVRAHFTIDYSYSCAGEPITFTDASTGDNLSYSWHFGSGAEPQSSLTEGPHQVLYSNPGMKIISLTVSNGTDSSSYTDSVYISQPCVFTCIQNQVVTINSCEGVLIDNGGYNNYLPNSNDTIKIIADGAENLNLYFAVFDVEQGDSGYCNYDYLKIYDGADTTATLLGKFCSLPANIPPSIITSSGNTVLLIFHSDGYTEGQGYEINFNCNITGQKPSAAFTAEPLSSCDGLIHFSNLSTNSPASFFWDFGDGDTSDTENPSHQFMGNGNYTISLIATNTYGSDTMTRINYIYIQRPQTPAITNDTLCGPAQATLEASSEGVIRWYDGAIAENLLYTGNTFITPLLDTTTTYYAESATNEVFSGGAPDTLIGDGGYYTSSNAHYTRFDCLSDILLVSVDVYAQTTGTRTIKLQEHSGNTIYDTAINLNAGKTTIYLNWTIAAASNYRLVADGPEFKLYRNLTGAQYPYSIGNVLNITGNSYGNPAYYYYFYNWKIQAGECISPRIAVTAFVHIGLPHPGFTYYAPDNTVAFTNTSTNAVSYSWDFNDGNFSEEENPVHTYMENGNYYVSLTAGNACGDSTLTDTITITCVGINETNDIQNISVTPNPATGNIFLNWSGKAEKNIKIEITDITGRQVFSKELLSAQGNNSCKIDLQNLTGGIYFVNLKKEEKAYVSKLIIF, encoded by the coding sequence ATGAAAAAAATCATCACATTCACAGCGCTTTTTGTTTTTGCTTTTTTTGCCATTGCGCAGGATCATTCCGCAGAAAGCCGCACGGTGAGGAAAGTGAACGATAAAGGCACTAAAGGTATTGAATGCCAATATTTTTTTCCCAATCTCAAAAATTATAATGTCAGCGAAGGAAGCACGGCTTTTACCCGCATCGGATTAAAAGACTTCACATTTTTGAAAACTATTGGCAAACCAGCCTTGCCGGCACATTACGACCTGGTGTTGCTTCCTGAAGGAGCGAAAACAAAAATCGTCCTGAAAAGTTCAAAATCTGCTCAGCAAAGCGACCTGCTCATCTACCCTGCCCTGCGCCACGCTACCGACCGCTACGGCGATCCGGAACCTGAATTCACTATAGACTCGGCGTTTTACAACAGCAACCAATGGTACCCCGAAAAGCCGGTAACTATTGTAAAAGAGATTAAAATCAAAGGCATTTCACTGGCTGTTGTGCAAATATGCCCGGTGCAGTATAATCCAAAACTCAGAAAGGTCAGGGCATTTGGCAATCTGAATTATGAAATAAAATTTTCCGGAAGTAAAAAATTTATCACGCACAAAGAACAATACTCCGCCGCATTCCTTAAGCAGCTAAACAACTGCATTATCAATTCCGGTGCTGTGCTGAACGAGATCAATGCATGGGAAAAATCTTCTGTTGCAGGCCTTCCCGTAAAAACTTCTTCATCAAAAAATTATATCATCATCACCCATTCCGATTACCGGGAGGCTGCCGATTCACTTGCCAAATGGAAAAGCCAGCTCGGTTATTCCGTTGAAGTGATTTCAAGGTCGCTGTGGACCAGCGCCCAGGTAAAATCGGAAATTCAGAGCCGCTATCATGCATGGACTCCCAAACCTGATTATTTTGTAATACTCGGCGACCACGACAAAGTGCCCGGCGAAATATTCCAAGACCCTGCCTATTATGAGAATTTTGCCAGCGACCTTTATTATGCCTGCATGGACGGACCCGGAGATTATGTTGCCGACATGGCTTTCGGGCGTATTTCCGTATCATCGGCCTCACAAGCTATTGCGGTTGTTAATAAAATCATTGGTTACGAGAAAAATCCACCCGCTTCAACAGCATTTTACTCAAGCGGTACGGTATGCTCTTATTTTCAGGATAACGAACCCAAGGACACATATGAAGACAGGCGCTTCGTAATGACAATGGAAGAAATCAGAAATTATATGTTGCCACAGGGTTTTACTATTGACCGTATCTATAAAGCTTCCGAAACTGTTGATCCATTATATTACAACAACGGGTATTTTGCCAATTCCGAACCTTTGCCTTCAGAGCTTCTCAAGCCAGGCTTTGCCTGGGACGGAGATAAAAATGATATCGCCGCCGCATTGAATTCTTCCGGAGGCAGGCTATTTCTCGCTCATCGAGACCATGGTTATGTTGGGGGTAGCGGATGGGCAACGCCGGAATTTACCAGCAACGATATTGACATGCTGAACAACGGAGATAAACTGCCTGTGGTGTTCAGCATCAACTGCCATACCGGCGAATACCGCCTGACGGAATGTTTTGCCGAGAAATTTCTGCGTAAAGCCAATGGCGGCGCTGTGGGCGTTTTTGGCGCAGCTTATTACAGCTATAGCGGTTTTAACGACGGTTTGATTGATGGCATGTTTGACGCCATCTGGGCCAGCCCCGGGCTTATCCCCGACTTCACGGGCTATGCTGATGAGCCGGTGGGAACTCCCGAATCTCATGAGCCCATATTCACCATGGGCGATGTCCTGAATCAGGGCTTGTTGCGCATGGTGCAAACCTGGGGCGACGATGAATATACACATCAGTTGTTTCATTATTTCGGCGACCCGGCCATGAAAATATGGACGGCTTTTCCATCCGCCATAACCGCAACACACCAGGACACGCTGGAATGCCTGGCTACTTCATTCATGGTAATTTCAAGCTCCTGTCCCGACGGACTGGCAACGCTGGTGGTTGACGGAGTGCTAATGGCCGCCGATACGCTGAACAACGGAAGCGTCACACTTACATTTCCGCCTGTTGCTGGAGAACTGGCCGTATTGACCATATCAAAACACAATTACAGGCCTTATATTGCCAACATTCCTTTCAGCTCACCTTGTGTCAGGGCACATTTCACTATTGATTACAGTTACAGTTGTGCGGGGGAACCTATCACTTTCACCGATGCCTCCACGGGCGACAACCTGAGTTACAGCTGGCATTTCGGAAGCGGTGCAGAACCTCAATCATCGTTAACAGAAGGGCCTCATCAGGTGTTATATTCTAACCCCGGAATGAAAATTATAAGTCTGACCGTGAGCAACGGAACTGACAGCAGTTCTTATACAGATTCAGTTTACATCAGCCAGCCCTGTGTTTTTACATGCATACAGAATCAGGTAGTTACAATTAACTCTTGTGAGGGTGTACTGATTGATAACGGCGGGTACAACAATTATTTGCCGAACAGCAACGACACCATAAAAATAATTGCAGACGGCGCTGAAAACTTGAACCTGTATTTTGCCGTTTTTGATGTAGAACAGGGCGATTCAGGGTATTGCAATTATGATTACCTTAAAATTTACGATGGAGCCGACACCACGGCTACGCTTCTGGGAAAATTTTGCAGCCTGCCTGCCAATATACCGCCCTCAATAATTACAAGCAGCGGAAACACAGTTCTGCTAATTTTTCATAGTGATGGTTATACCGAAGGTCAGGGCTATGAGATAAATTTCAACTGCAACATTACGGGACAAAAGCCTTCAGCTGCTTTTACTGCTGAACCCTTGTCGTCATGTGACGGGTTAATACATTTCAGCAACCTGTCAACCAACAGCCCCGCATCATTTTTTTGGGATTTCGGTGACGGCGACACTTCAGATACAGAAAATCCATCACACCAATTCATGGGCAATGGTAATTACACGATTTCGCTGATAGCCACAAACACATACGGCAGCGATACCATGACACGAATAAATTACATCTATATTCAAAGACCTCAAACGCCAGCTATAACCAACGACACACTTTGCGGCCCTGCACAAGCCACTCTCGAAGCTTCCTCTGAAGGAGTCATTCGTTGGTATGACGGCGCCATAGCAGAAAACCTGCTTTACACGGGGAACACTTTTATTACTCCTCTGCTTGATACTACAACAACATATTATGCTGAATCAGCCACTAACGAGGTATTCTCCGGCGGCGCACCCGACACGCTCATAGGTGATGGCGGATACTATACTTCTTCAAATGCACATTACACCAGATTTGACTGCCTGTCAGATATCCTGCTGGTATCGGTGGACGTTTATGCCCAGACAACAGGCACCCGAACCATCAAACTGCAGGAACACAGCGGAAACACTATTTATGATACTGCAATAAACCTGAATGCAGGGAAGACTACCATATATCTGAACTGGACGATAGCTGCCGCATCCAACTACCGCCTGGTTGCCGACGGTCCGGAATTCAAACTTTACAGGAACCTAACTGGCGCACAATATCCTTACTCCATTGGCAACGTTCTGAACATCACTGGTAACAGTTACGGAAACCCCGCTTACTATTATTATTTCTACAACTGGAAGATTCAGGCAGGAGAATGTATTAGCCCCAGAATAGCGGTTACTGCTTTTGTTCATATTGGATTACCACATCCGGGCTTCACTTATTACGCTCCCGACAATACTGTTGCTTTTACCAACACATCCACAAATGCCGTCAGCTACTCTTGGGATTTTAATGACGGGAACTTTTCTGAGGAAGAAAATCCTGTGCATACCTACATGGAAAACGGCAACTATTATGTGTCGCTGACTGCCGGAAATGCCTGTGGCGACAGCACTCTCACAGATACCATAACTATTACCTGTGTCGGCATCAACGAAACAAATGATATACAGAATATAAGTGTAACACCAAACCCGGCTACAGGAAACATTTTTTTGAATTGGTCAGGCAAAGCGGAAAAAAATATAAAGATTGAGATTACTGATATTACAGGAAGACAGGTTTTTTCAAAAGAACTTCTTTCTGCTC